GAAAGGCTTGGAAGCAATCCAatgtatattttttaattatagtgtgattatttttctttaaacatTTATATTGAGGACtaatcctctctctcttcacGTGTAAATGCACATATATCAGCAAATTGGTAGCAATAAGCCCAGTTTGAAGATGTTCGTATGTTAAAGAGGTTTCCCATCATTACttttctcttaaaaaaatattgattcaaAATGTTGACGGACAATTTAAGCCTTAACCATTATAACTATTGTATAAACTCGGATACTAATTTGGCTTTACATCTCACACAACGTTTACAAAGTTTGGAACTGTTACAATGGGTCATATAGTTGGAGAAAATAGATTGGtgaaagtgcttttctttgatagtGCCACTTACCAAGCTGGTAACTTTCGTGACAGTTGGATTAGTGAACCCAAATCGGACCCTGCCTCTGCTAGGTTTGGGCGTTCAGGGGCATTTGGGAGAGGGTCCCACTCATATGGCCCGCTACCTACCCAATTCCATATAAGAAAGCTCTCCTCCCCATGAAAGTGCTGGCTTGTAGAGCTGGTAAAGTTTTTGGTACTCGAACCAAGTTTTCCGAGATCCAACACcaccttgcatgaaagagccTCTCTTGGGACATTATATGACTAGGTCCTCGGGTAGTGCTATCGTTTtaattttatcaataaaatatatggCAGTAATCCGACTGCTTtgcttaaaaaataatataattcaaGCATATCAAATGAGTCAAAATTATCATAGTTGGCATCGTCGTTACCTTCCAAATCGTGTATGTTTATAGAAGGCTAATAGAGCCGCAGATCAAGTGGCTTTATATATGACCAATCATTCAAAATGACCCATAGGTTAGAGAAAAGAAATTGCCTAGAACACGCCGAAAcatgttattttttaatttttttttagatatatcCATAGGCTCAGCAACACAAAAGCTGAGTTGATGGGAAAAGAAAGGTCAAGCTATCGTTAAGTGTTAAaagtctcttctttttttttggactgGACTAAACATGAGTTAAAAGTTTGGGCTTCCTTTCTTGCCAACTTTGGGTGCCAAGATGTGGGGCCAAGGGAGGGAACGTTATGCATGAGAGCTGTAGGTGGGCTAGGCAGCAAGCCCTGCATCCGTAGGTCCCATCCTTTGGATTCCCAAACAACCCTGACCCTTTCTCCCCTTtacctatctatctatctatctatctattatTAGTTTTATCTCCAGAGAGGTGTCGTTGCAAAATAGAGTGATTTGGGAGATATATTTGTAAATAATGATTTTGAAGAGTAGATAATGCAATAAGACATCTTTAAAGGTATATATTCAAAATAGCAAATTTATAAATGTAATTTAGTGTTGAGGCTTCGCAGCCGTGGAGGAACCGTGTCGGAAAAAAGTAGGGCTCATTAGAATATTCTTAAGATAATTTATATCTAGGCTTAGCATCTTTATCCAGGACTCTGTTAAGTCTATATCTTTTCTTTGCCTTTACTTTTGAGAATAGGAGCGGGTTCCAACTATATATAATTATAAGGGAGTTTTGTAGGAATGTTTTACCCCCACCCTCTCGGGGTGAAATCGTGGAGATAACATCACTTCAAGACTTCAAGACTTGAATACAGACCCTTTCATTAAATGGAGGGGCCTAACTAAGGTGGCATTATTTTGGCCCAATCCACTTAGTCCTCTCGGACCTGGTCTGCTCTAACCTATTGGGGCTCACGTACAAGTCAAGTACTGGTGGCAAATTGAGCTAGGTTTTGGTCAGAATGCCTCAAATGGTTGGGTCAGAAGGTATATATTATCttactatttttatattatctttAAGTAGTAAATTATGGTGTGAATGCGAGCCATTGGATGTAATATTTATCTAGAGATTTGTGATAtatattgttattttatttacttTGTTAGTCATGTCATTCAGTTGAAACTGTGATAAAATTACCCATGGACACAATATAAAGCCTAAAGTTAAATGGGCAATAGATTGGATGTAGGCCAATAGGTTGGCTATAGGCCGGGCATACGTAACATGTTGGCGAGCCAAGTAGGATTTGGGTTAGAGCCTAGAGGCCTTCTGTAATGGCTCAATCCCTTTGGGCTAGTGGGCATTCAAATGCGTCTATTACACACAATGAGAAGAAGactccttcttcctccccgaTTTTGCCAAGCTCTGAGATTCTGGAGCTGATCCAATCACCGATCGGATAAGATTGGGATTCGGTCTATTTAAGGCCGCCTCCTCGTTCGAGCTCCAACAAAGAACACTTGAGACAACACCACCGATTTCAAGTTTCTTATCTGAATCTCTCCCTTGGATCTTCGCTGGAGAAGTCGCCAGACCACCTCGCTGAATCGAGATGAGTATTCTAcgtcttcttctctttcctttttagtCTTTTAGCCATCGTTTATGTTGATTTGGGCTAGCAAATCGTTAGAATTTCATCCGAAATAGGGGTGCCTATTTTTGACTCCTTCTATCATGTTTATCATTGACGGCCGTCGGGTTTGATCGGGTTTTGTTGCCTCATGAGACCTCTATAGTCGTGTGGCCGTCAGTCGAGGGGAGGGGGGGAGATAGTCATATCCTAGGACGAGTTTAAtggtgatgatcttcctcttatcTTCTTCCTTACGTCGGCCAATTGTCGTTGCTGGTAATGCAGTAGCTGAAGGCCGGCTATGGCCGCCATCGCCGGGGCTAGGCCACCGTGGCTGCCCCTGGTGCTGAccgaagggggagggggagatgAACCTCCCAGttcatgaagagagaagagaggtttctcttttcttctctctcttctcttccttctctcgttctctctcctttttttatctctctcttccctTCCTACCTCTATTCTCTATTATTGATTCTTCCTctccctttttctctttctaatTGAACCAGGTTATTAGTAGAAGAGATTCGGGGGACCTACTGATGGACGCTAGTAGGCAATCTAGGTTACTAGTCTATtgcgtaattttttttttgataatcggatttgattttgtaaggaAAGAGTAATATGCGCAAGAAGATTCTGATCGGGGCACTCTACACCCCAGTTTGTAGTTCATAAAGTGGGTAAGTGATTGCTATGCTTAGTGAGTCTTCGGTAGAAGTAAGAATTCTTGTATTAgtcaccaatatatatatatatatatatatatatatatatatatatatatatatatatatatttatatttatatatatatatataaatttatacCGCTGAATTTGCATCATGAGTTTTACATCAATAGATTTGGCTTGGCATGTGACGCTATGTTTTATATGATTTCCAATACGAATATACTTATATAGTTATAATATGTATCAGGTATTGAAAACATAATTATGCGAACAATGATACCTTGAATTTGAGATAAATACATTGTGTAAGTAAAAATTGATTTGATAAAAGTAACATATAAATCAGATGAATAAGATATGATTTGGACTAACTTCGTCATAGGATAGCCTCCATGAGCAGATGCGTGAGATATTCTCCATGAGCTTATgtatgggatagcctccacaggCTTACACATGGGATAGCATCCATGAGCTTATGTATAGGATAGCCTCCATGGGCTTACAAATGAAATTTTGTTTAGtagtcttggactgggtcatgatcttggttagtccaaagtcgAAAAAATGTTGCtatgaaatttgaaaatcaagttaatgagttatatgtgtgtgtatatatatatgcttctttGGTAAGATGATACTGAGAGCTTATATGCTTGTAATTTGTATGAACTTTTCGAGTATTGATATGGTATTTATTTTATCTGGTATTGttcatttgattatttttttattacttatggTGTAGCGGTTCGGAATTTTTACTAGGCTAGAAAAACTCATATTcttctttgtatttttttttcaaagtcaCAGAAGGTGTAGTTTCGAGCTAGTAGTTAGTTAGCTAGTTatctctattattttttttataccaATGGATATCTGAACTTTATAATATTAGTGGTTTTATTGGAttgattttattataattattggtATATATGGATATCATTAATTTTAGGCCTTATATGATCTCTAGTTGATTATTTAATGTTAGTAGTTTTATTGGAttgattttattataattattggtATTATATGGATATTGTTCATCTTAGGCCTTATATGATCTCTAAGGTCTTGCTTTAAAACTATGTGGCTGTGTCACTTGGTCAACCTGGATGATGGGTTCGGAGCGTGACATGTTGATATAGGATTTTGACCAGATCTTAACTCAACCCAACAATCAGATTACCAGCCGCAGGCATGAGCAATAAGATAACACTTAGGTCatgattttatcatataaaaCACCCTTTAAAAATGTCTatttattttcatcaaaaaacaaTAGTAGATTTTAGTCTAAAATAATTCCCACAAATACttcatttcttcaagtattGTGAAATTATATTATTGTTATACTAAACAATCTATGTTTTAATTATGTTTATTTTCTTATCGTATTCTTCAATGCCTTAATTTTTCAAGTTGCAAAACTATActttttaaaataatgatattgAATGTGctaattacatttttttttcgttGGTATAATCATAGAAGGCCACAATGAGCTACACAAGGAGAGGTAATGCTCCCCAAATTTCGCCAACCTCCTCCAAACCTGATGAAGGTAGGATTCAATCCCAGGTCGTTTGGTATGGTGCTAAAAAATAAGCTAGCATCTTGCTAATTATTAGGGCCCAAACTGTAGGAGAATAACAAATGATGAGTCATGGCTCACTATGTTTATCAAAGGATGTACGAACATGTGCTTGAAAGAGCTCTTATTGCCACCAAAGTTGTAGCCTATTGGTAAGGAGGCTTGGACTCCATCCGAATTGTCCGGGCTCGAaatgcgcgggcgtcgattaaattagggaACCGTATGCCCCACGCCCGGATGGCTCTATGTGGATATGTGATGCGGATACTAGTACTGGACTGATTATTTTACGGGATCACGGTCGTCGCAGAAGGACGGTCCAGCTACTTTCGTTGTGGTTAGAttgatttatgttattttttattattttatgttggtagaattaatttgcatattgtcatttgaggACCTTGTTCAGATTATTTTCTTTGTAAGGACCTATCTGTTATTTTGTGGCCCTATATGTATGTGGGGCatgcatttgtttttttttaatgaaataatgcatgaaaattaatcttcttcctcttcctcctcctctcctcttttcttcttcttcccctattcttctcctctttcactCTGCCTTCCATCCCTTGCATCCGTCCTACATCAATATGTTTATCTTCTATTAGTACTGAGGTGgtgctggggtgacgtactcacacgtggatgGCCCAGTGGGATTTTCCATAGGTTGGAGAGGGCACGCGGAAACTTGCGATCCGCATCGAATATTTTCTGGTGGAAAGAGGGCCCAGTGAGggctacccccccccccccccccccccccaatccaAAAACAAAGAGCTCTTATTAGATCTctctatttagattttttttttactttcactAAAAATCCCAATATTCCtctatataaaaacttattcatCTAATTTTTGCGATCCACCTGTAAAAAGTAATTTGGTCAATCTTCTTGATAAATTTACTTTATACGAGCTGTAGTGTCATCATAACTCAGCAATGACAACTTCCCAAATATAGGGGAATTTTTGAGTTGGGAATCTGATATGTGCTTCCTTAGGATTTTGGACATGACTAAAGTAAATAGATAGGCctttcattctttttcttagccagaaaaaaacaaaaaaagaagtaGAAGTTACCTCAAACACTCAAGAACCAAAAAAAGCAACTTGAATAAGTTTTTGAGTGGACAAATGAACTTTCTCACGAAACACATTTCCTACATtgatgttttaaatttattcctttatttttcttatacaaTTTCAAAATcttgtattatttttaaaatgtttTCGGATCCAATTCTCGTACCAAAAAAGCTCCGGCACTATGTTTCATAACAGGAATACCACTTCACATCAAAACTTTCTAGGACTCACATTGATTGTAAGTGGTGCCAATCCCCTCTTGTCACATAGCCTGCTAACTATgaagagattttctttttttttttttttttgcaccatGCTTGGATTAATAAGAGGGAAAAGGATTGACATAAATAATTGGGTCCAAATGATTTACGCTTTTAGACAGAATTGTTTTCTAACATGTAAATATGATACTTTCAAAAATATAAAGTTGCCAGAATTTGGTGACTCTTTTGAAGATGAAAAATTGAGTAAAATAAATCACGAATGTAAAATAATTTTGACTAAAAGTTATGCATTCTTTTCGCTCCAATAAAGTTTTAGATGGCTGCTGGTATGACATCTgctaaaaaaaaggggaaaatatGGGAAGCAAAGCACCCCCCCTGCTGCTTGAATCATCCCACTCCTTGCTGCATGAGGGCGGAGAAGGGATCCATGAAACTGCCAtcttttgtttcttataacaactctctttttttctctctctctccaccataAGACGTAGCTGCCCTGGCCACTTAACTGCCAACTTCATAGAACTATTGGCATTTTAACTTACCAAAAATATTTCTCCACTCGTTACCAAGAAGTAAACCATACAAATCCCACCCCTGTTCTTCCCTAGAAGAACAATGATGCCTTCGGACAGAGGTGCATGACAATATCACTTCATGACAAGACAATCATATGATTATTGTAGCCACTGCATCCACAGCTCTTGGATTCTCGAACCGGTGCGTGACTGCTGACGCCATCTTCGTCGTCCCTAATCCCCATGCCAAGCCCAACATTGGTATTCTCTTTTCTATTTATACCTGTAATTTGGACTCAGCACGACGTTTTTGTTCGGAGTATAGACTGACATTTTTTCCATTTCATGCACCAATCGCTCCTTCCATCATCTCTAATCGTCTTGCTTGTTTTCCTTCTCTGTCTTCCAAATTCTTATGATATCTCGGTGCTCTGTTCTCTCTATTCCCTGTTTCCATCTCCTTTCCCTTTCACCCATGTCACCATTAAATCTTAACAAGGCCATCCTTTCATAATTGGCTTGTGACCACCTATGTTTAACAACCAAATTACTTGCAACGGAACGCCTGCCTCCTTCCCTACAAACTTCTTGCTGCCCCATGAAGAGAGCCACCAGCCCCCAACTCTTAGTCCCCTGCTACCCACCAATCCACAGGACTTCAGAGGTGAGGAGGATCTGGCGCAAAACTAATCGTCAAGACTTCAGGTTGAGGCTTTCTCAAATTGGTTCGTTGGTGCAGGTGCGGCCACAATGCTGGGGAAGAGGTCCATGTCATTCGCCGGCGTCGAAGCCTGTGAGGAGATGAATGCAGAGGATGAGCTCTCCGATGATTGCTCGCAGGtgggggagaaaaagaagaggctGAATTTGGAGCAGGTGAGGACTCTGGAGAGGAATTTTGAGATGGGGAGCAGGCTGGAGCCAGAGAGGAAGATGCAGTTGGCCAGGGTTCTCGGGCTGCAGCCTAGGCAGATTGCCATATGGTTTCAGAACAGGAGGGCCAGGTGGAAGACCAAGCAATTGGAGAAGGACTATGATTCCCTCAAGAGGCAGTTTGAGGCTGTCAAAGCTGAGAATGATGCTCTCAAAGCCCACAACAGGAAACTTCAGGCTGAGGTACTGTTTGGGAACTGCCGCATGGAATTCATAATCTCTTGAGGAAatcagcctctctctctctctctctctctatctctttctGCTAATTGTTGGCTTAAATCAGCCATTTAATTGAGATTGATATGATGTCAATTATTTGTCTGTCGTATTGTTTTTTGTGTCTATTGAGAATGATTGGCCACTTTTGGTAGTCATTTGGTATCCACTTGGTGATTGGATTATAAGTCTTAGAAACTCCATTATTTTGCAAGATTTTGTTCCTGATCAATAAATGTCGGGGTCCTTCATTTATATAGGAAACTCTATTTGATCTTTTGTAGTCACCGAATTGAATTGCATCATAATTCAACATCTTATAATGGTTTCCTCTCATTTAATTATATGTGGTTCTTACAACATTTTTTTCGAAGTTGATTGAACTCAGCTTTGATTCATTTCTTCTGACTTTTCTTAGTCCGACTTCAGGTAATCAATTGGTAACCACTTCGTGAAAGGATTATGATTCTTAGaaacttctttttttccctttttttttaattgcgaTCAATAGATAGGTTGGTCAAattatcaatttttttcttttttacaccTGAGAAATAACTGGAATGAATTGCATCATAATTTGATATATCCTTTTATTGATTAGCTCTCAATAAATCATACGCCTTTCGGTGATGTTTTCTCCTTTTTAAGTTGATGGAACTAATAAACTTGTGCAGATCTTGGCACttaaaggaagagaaggaactGAGCCCATCAACCTGAATAAAGAAACTGAGGGCTCTTGCAGCAACAAGAGTGAGAACAGCACTGACGTCAACTTGGGTATCTCAAGAACACAAGCCACTGATGGCCCTTCAAATCCCCAAGAAAGCAGGTCATTTCTTGCATATAGATCCCCTGGTGCTGCTCATCTCCTCCAGAGCTCCTCCAAAGCAGAGACCCAAGGCCCCAAGATGGAGCATGGCATCCAAGAGGAGAACTTTAACATGTTCTGCAGCATAGAAGATCAAACTGCCTTCTGGTCATGGTCAGAGCAGCACAACTTCCATTGACACATTCAGCTATGCTCCTCTGGTCATCCATTGAGAACTGCGCGGTTCCTCATTCTCCGCATGCGCGACAAATTTGCCGGTTGGTCACGGTCATAACTTAGCGTTTTCCTTCACTTTGGGTGTTTGAAGAACGAAGCTGGTGAAAAAATTGAACCTTGGAAGGAGGTGCTGGGggaacaagaagttctttgaaGCTACTCTCCGTCTTTTCTTCCCCATACTACTACGACATTTTGGGCAGCTGTTTTGAGATGGACCTAGTTTATATATGTTTTGGGCGATGGTCCTTGGCTCCTCCATGGACCATGAAATAATGGGTATTTTTCTCCATATACTGGCGTCCTCCTTTATGCTCGCAAAGGAAGAACATGTGGGTACTGATTCAAGTGTTTGAAGAAACTCTGGTGGATATAAAGTTCAGCTATGCAGCTACTATAAacagtcaaaagaagaagaaaggctaCTTTCTACTCGGTTATAACTtataagaaagagagagagagagagagagagagagagagagagagagagagatattagTAGCGATTTTCTGGTTGCTTATAGAAGATATATAATGTTCCTCTTTCTAAACCTCTGCCTCTAAATATGATATTCCGAACTCTATTTTGGATATAGGAAACTTTTTAGGTTGGAGTCATGCTGATTCAAAGTGCTTTTGTGATCTATGCTTGGCTCAGCAAACTAACCACGAATCGGATCAAACTCTAGAAAAGATCTACAGATCTACATGACTGAAAGTGagagaaaagaggagagagaattgGGAGAGGAATCAAGGAAGTGGACAAAGAGGTAAGGAGAGGGCATATAGGTACTGGCGCCTAAGGACCAAGGGGAAGAAAACAAGGCGTTGGAAATGGCCCTGTCTGTGGTTTTGGTGGTAACGTCCTGCTGAGAAGGGACCCTCTCTCTGGCTTCACAAAAGCCTCGCATTCAAGGTAAGAAGGGAGGCATGTGACCCACTGTCACCCACTCTCTTACAACCCTTTGGGGTTTTTGAAAGAGGAGTACTTGACACCACCCTAAATATCACCGTCTACAATTACATTTAACCCCTTTAAAATACAAAAGATTAATAAGATTCCCTGCTTTCTTTATCCTTGACCTCTGAGTTCACTTTTTTTtagcaattttttatttttactagGTCAGCCGGTTCATATCTGACGAGTACGAATATACCGAATAAAGCAAGAAAACAGAATATCTCGAAGTGTCCGAGGCAGCTCCCCATCCTAGCCCACATGGTACTATCTATATAACTGACCACATAGGCGCCCATCTAATCCACAGTTTCATTAGCTTCACGAAAAAtatatttgatctaaaaggcaACTCCATCTCTTATCATGACCCTATTTTCAGCAATTTTTTGGGctcgaaaaaataaaagatgcaATTGCCTAGTCTGCGAAAGACTTGCGTAGGTGTTGCACACCCTGAGGCGTGGCACCACCGTTCTCACCACGCGAACCAACCACCCCAATAATCCAGTGGGGCTCAGGGAATCTGGCGGGGCAAAGATGTGTCACATCCGCAAGTCACAAATTggattctccttttctttttgttcctaCCAACTCTGCATATATTCTTAGATGAGGCAAAGATCAAAAAATTAGTGGAAGTAGGTCTTACATAGACCATAGCAACTTATATGTCCAGATGTAAATATCACcgttttttatatttaattttagaggCCATTGCATATATAACATTGCAAAtatagcatatatatatatatatatatatatatatatatatcaactcCTCATCTTGTTTTCACAGTAgaattcttttcattaaaattttGATTGATGGTATTGATAAGTTTTTTTCTATTACCCTTCTACATGTATACCTCTAAAAAACATGCAGAAACAATCTTATAGGATACAAATGGAGTATTACATTTTTCCAATGATACTAATATAAAAGGATAATAAAGTCATTTtagatataaaaatagatacTTGTTAACACAATCAACCAAAAATCTAATGGCAGGGATATGGTTGCAGAAAAATGACAAAGTGAGTGCTATACAAATAGTAATTTTGAGAGGTAAATATATAATATCCCATATTTACAATGACATGTATGCAAAAAATTCTTAATCTTATAATAATCAGCTTAATTAAATCATGGGTTCCCTTCTAAGCTTTGCCAACTGTCCTTGTCTACATTGAATCACACATCCTCTCTATCTCAACTCTCTATTTATTGGGCTATACATATGGACAATTTCTTATGGATGTATGCATTTATGTGTTTATTTTTTGTCCAATATTTCTTTCACAGCCAGGCAGGGTCCATTAAGTGATGAACAGAGAGAGGAGACCAGAGTATAGCTCATGGACAAATCTTTATGGATGTATGCATTTATGTGTGTATTTTCATGTGGCTTCTCTAGTGATTAAGAGATTGGTGGGTCAGAACCCTCCAAGGCATACAATTATGTTTGTCCCTTACCGTTTCCTTACCATGATATTTACTATGTGAAATGAAAGCCCACAGTCCCATTGTCTTAATCTGGATTCAATTATATAACATGGCTGTCATTGGTATTGGGCATAAAACTTGCCACAACTATTCCTTTTCCTCCATTGGCAACTGTACAAGCTTTCTATTATTTGAAATAGTCAAATCTTttttaattgagaaaaatagtCAAATCTTATTCATGAAAAAATAATGGTCAAATCTTTAAAAAACAAAGGTCCTTCCAAATGCAGTCAAAAGTCGCACCTGAATCAAGGCCAAAATCTACCCACAGGTTGAATTTGGTCCAAAAATTTTAAACCTGAAATCCATGAATAGGTTTTCCCTCCTACAACGCAAACTCCATAATCTAATGCGACGTAGATCCTAATTCTCAGTTCCTGTATCCTTTTCACTTTTGGAGGCTTTCTCAAGTTCTCCTTTTGTACCTCTTCATTTGTATCTTGTCTATTATTAGCTCTATTAAAAGTGGCTCACAACCTACCCTCATCCTGCTACCCATTAATTAGGTCCAAATCCTCTAGAATTGGTTTTATTTCCTATCACTTGGTTCAACGTTGAAAATTTTATAttgaaaatatgatttgaaTTGCTTGTACTATTAATAGCACTGATGTGCTTTATATATAAGTTGAGCTTCTAGATACAGTAGAATACAACAATAAAATCCTATGTTATGGAAAAGATACTAGGAACcagatatagtataatacaatagcaaaattatatgatttgataCCATTACTAAATTTGAATATGACAATCAGATTCCATAATTTTTAGAGATTGATCTGAGCTGATATACCGAAATTGTGTATACAATATATGGCAGCTATAATATCTAATATCGTATATACTATAATAGACGAGATTCTGCATGGCTCCAGTCCACCCTCATCCTGCTACCCATTAATTAGGTCCAAGTCTCCTAGAATTGGTTTTGCTTCCTATCACTTGGTTCGAGATAATGGGTTTGGGTTAACTTCTTTCTCTTTGTTGAGGTTTTTCTTCCATCCCAGGCAATGGAGAAATCATTCCCCACACTATGTGTACCACATAGCCATGCATGCTACCAATCACAACCGCTCCTTCCTATAGGCCCCATTAATCAAGTGTGCATCTCAGTGCAGTGCTACAAGAACGAACGATTGTGATTGGTGGTGTGTGTGGTCACATGGTGCATGTAgtgtaaaaaataatttttctaggTAACGGTGCCTGTCCTACCTTTCTTCTCTCCGAGATGAGGTGGCAATCCAACCATCATGTATTCTATATATATGAAGATACtaacaaagagaagaagaagccaAGTTCCATTGAAGAGCAGAGCAAGAACCTGGGTCTTCCTCATGATGAAGTTCTTGTGTGTAACCAAATTTTGCTTGCCATTTTATTTGTATTATTAAACACACGTCAACTTTTTTGAGGGGAAAATACACATGTCAACCTTCTTAATaataagaataagaagaagaagaagaaagacctAATCATTCAACCATGCAAGGCATTGTGTGATACCATTAAATATGATCAGAAACAATctcaaaatattcattagactTAAACCCAACCCAGACCTgttgagttgagttgagttgagttTGGACACAAATCTTAGGGCCTTTGGAACAAGTAGggagcttttctttctttctttttcttttttaccatttttttctttttgtatactCCTTTTTTTTATGAGATTTATATTACTCTTTTCATAGTTCAGCGACCCTTTTGGCTTTGGGCAGCTGTCCTTACATCTGTCTTTTACTTCAAAGAACAACATGCATGGAAGCTTACTAATTCAAGTACGAATATGAAGGAGAATGCACAATAAGTTGCTATCCAAACAGTCCATTTCGATTGGCATGCAGCAAAGCATTCAGTGATCAAATCCTTTAACAATGTGTACTTGAGCACAAGACGACTACTAAAATCCTTCTTGGGTCCTTGTAAACTTTGGATACGAAAATAATAGCAGGGATTTGGCTGCATCTCTTCCTCTTCCCCTCTGTTGTACTCTTTTTCCATGTTGTATGTACAGAGGAAAAGTGCAGTCAGGAGAGAAGGAATTCCATCCCCCATATATTCATCAAAGCGAGAAAAGGGGAAGCCATGCATGTGGGGGCCGAGACTGAGGTACGTCTTGATCTCATAATGGAAGAGTGACCATGACACTGTTCCATGGGTCCCCAGCATGGCCATGAACAATGTAATCCATGTGGTGGCACAGTGACCAAATGTCCGTATGAGAGAATGACCATATGGCAAGATCCTTGAAACGGGCATCTATGGGTGATTACCATTTAT
This window of the Phoenix dactylifera cultivar Barhee BC4 unplaced genomic scaffold, palm_55x_up_171113_PBpolish2nd_filt_p 001353F, whole genome shotgun sequence genome carries:
- the LOC103703361 gene encoding homeobox-leucine zipper protein ATHB-13-like, which translates into the protein MFNNQITCNGTPASFPTNFLLPHEESHQPPTLSPLLPTNPQDFRGAATMLGKRSMSFAGVEACEEMNAEDELSDDCSQVGEKKKRLNLEQVRTLERNFEMGSRLEPERKMQLARVLGLQPRQIAIWFQNRRARWKTKQLEKDYDSLKRQFEAVKAENDALKAHNRKLQAEILALKGREGTEPINLNKETEGSCSNKSENSTDVNLGISRTQATDGPSNPQESRSFLAYRSPGAAHLLQSSSKAETQGPKMEHGIQEENFNMFCSIEDQTAFWSWSEQHNFH